A stretch of the Flavobacterium sp. 5 genome encodes the following:
- a CDS encoding ParA family protein, producing MKTEHKTVFIAFSSQKGGVGKTTFTALAASTLHYRLGYNVAVFDADFPQHSLMKMKTRDLAMVMENEFLKRMAFKQFTTINKKAYPIIQHKAEGVLEAAHDFLESTSVPVDFIFFDLPGTVNTPGILKALAGMHHIFTPIVADRVVMESTLIFTQLMKDVIMKKGETSIKTINLFWNQVDGRERSPLYDVYNKLIDELGLSLMQCQIMNSTRFRKESEAGAKTVFRSTLMPPDERLMNACRLDQFMTEFLRIVQL from the coding sequence ATGAAAACAGAACACAAAACAGTATTCATTGCTTTTTCGTCCCAAAAGGGAGGAGTTGGCAAAACCACCTTTACGGCACTTGCGGCCAGTACACTACATTATCGTCTTGGCTACAATGTAGCCGTATTCGATGCTGATTTTCCACAACATAGTTTAATGAAAATGAAGACTCGTGATTTGGCTATGGTGATGGAAAATGAGTTTTTAAAACGGATGGCATTCAAACAATTTACGACTATTAACAAAAAAGCTTATCCGATCATTCAGCATAAAGCTGAAGGTGTATTGGAGGCTGCGCATGATTTTTTAGAATCCACTTCCGTTCCGGTTGATTTTATCTTTTTTGACCTTCCGGGAACAGTAAACACTCCTGGTATTTTGAAAGCTCTGGCGGGGATGCACCATATTTTCACGCCTATTGTAGCAGATCGTGTAGTTATGGAAAGTACACTCATTTTTACCCAGCTAATGAAGGATGTTATTATGAAAAAAGGAGAAACCTCCATTAAAACCATTAATCTGTTTTGGAATCAGGTAGATGGTCGTGAACGCTCACCCTTGTACGATGTTTATAATAAACTTATTGATGAGTTGGGCTTAAGTCTAATGCAATGTCAGATTATGAACAGTACACGTTTCCGCAAGGAGAGCGAAGCGGGTGCAAAGACTGTTTTTCGGTCAACTTTAATGCCTCCCGATGAACGATTGATGAATGCTTGCCGCTTAGACCAGTTTATGACGGAATTTTTAAGAATCGTTCAATTGTAA
- a CDS encoding DUF3408 domain-containing protein, which yields MEKDNKKKAIPEINEELMMNLMVDGIKKEGLQLPQEEPETPIKPLQEKSLAKERNKGKKVNDRDYESIFFKRPDTNARDGKTVYIRPDFHEKLSRIVQVIGEDKITIYAYLDNLLEYHFQEFGEQIITSFNNKYKPIL from the coding sequence ATGGAAAAAGACAATAAGAAAAAAGCAATTCCCGAAATCAACGAAGAGTTAATGATGAATTTGATGGTAGATGGAATAAAGAAGGAGGGATTACAACTTCCGCAGGAAGAACCAGAAACTCCGATAAAACCATTGCAGGAAAAGTCTTTAGCGAAGGAACGGAACAAAGGCAAAAAAGTAAATGATCGGGATTACGAAAGTATATTTTTCAAAAGGCCTGACACCAATGCCCGGGATGGCAAAACGGTATATATTCGACCGGATTTTCATGAGAAACTGTCCCGAATCGTACAGGTAATAGGCGAAGATAAGATAACTATTTATGCCTACTTAGATAATCTTCTCGAATATCATTTTCAGGAGTTTGGTGAGCAGATTATCACAAGTTTCAACAATAAATACAAACCTATTTTATAA
- a CDS encoding conjugal transfer protein TraD gives METVIVICLLIIIALLMQDKIIIKKRTEQKPTQEKPNPNLPDIMGQPKPMRSLSVPKRATESQSKKRKHEMNNFDIEIDEVDVDIQIPQEELDEVFGNMPDFEEEEEEWNRYGISGRNDGFAQGVTFEELSSAGMLLQKNKLEPSQKETVVAIVQKIQGTELFSLLENSIESASRKIAELLDGSLSSETNSSSSTLRKNDLSDFDIGEFV, from the coding sequence ATGGAAACAGTAATCGTAATATGCCTGCTCATTATTATTGCGCTCTTGATGCAGGATAAGATAATTATCAAGAAAAGGACGGAGCAAAAACCAACTCAGGAAAAACCTAATCCGAACCTACCTGATATTATGGGACAGCCCAAACCAATGAGAAGCCTTTCAGTGCCAAAACGTGCCACTGAAAGCCAAAGTAAAAAGCGGAAACATGAAATGAATAATTTTGATATTGAAATCGACGAGGTAGATGTCGATATACAAATTCCGCAGGAAGAACTGGATGAAGTTTTTGGAAATATGCCTGATTTTGAGGAAGAGGAAGAAGAATGGAACAGATATGGAATATCTGGTAGGAATGACGGTTTTGCCCAAGGGGTTACCTTTGAAGAACTAAGCTCTGCGGGGATGTTGCTGCAAAAAAACAAATTGGAGCCATCTCAAAAGGAAACAGTGGTTGCTATAGTTCAGAAAATACAAGGAACTGAATTATTCAGCCTATTGGAAAATTCCATAGAAAGTGCGTCCCGTAAAATAGCGGAGCTGTTGGACGGGAGCCTTTCTTCTGAAACTAATTCTAGTTCTTCCACTTTGCGGAAAAATGATTTGAGTGATTTTGACATTGGGGAGTTTGTCTAA
- a CDS encoding DUF4134 domain-containing protein, with translation MEKQRKKILLATMVMLTGFSVLAQGDGSAGITEATQMVTSYFDPATQLIYAIGAVVGLIGGVKVYGKFSSGDPDTSKTAASWFGACIFLIVAATILRSFFL, from the coding sequence ATGGAAAAACAAAGAAAAAAAATCCTGCTGGCAACAATGGTAATGCTGACAGGCTTCAGTGTGTTGGCACAGGGAGACGGTTCAGCTGGTATCACCGAAGCCACACAAATGGTTACGTCCTATTTCGATCCTGCCACACAACTCATCTACGCTATTGGAGCCGTGGTAGGTCTCATTGGAGGGGTTAAAGTGTACGGTAAGTTCAGTAGCGGAGATCCCGATACAAGCAAGACAGCAGCAAGTTGGTTTGGTGCGTGTATCTTCTTAATCGTAGCCGCTACCATTTTACGTTCATTCTTCCTTTAA
- a CDS encoding DUF4133 domain-containing protein, giving the protein MNYNINKGIGRTVEFKGLKAQYLFIFAGGLLGTLILVMIMYMAGVNSYICLLLGAGGASLIVWQTFSLNKKYGEHGLMKIGARKRHPRYIICRKPLHRYLKFTSKSNAL; this is encoded by the coding sequence ATGAATTACAATATCAATAAAGGCATCGGAAGAACAGTAGAATTTAAGGGGTTGAAAGCACAATACTTGTTCATTTTCGCAGGCGGACTGCTTGGTACACTGATTCTTGTAATGATTATGTATATGGCTGGCGTAAACTCTTATATCTGCCTGTTGCTTGGAGCAGGCGGTGCTTCGCTGATTGTATGGCAGACCTTTTCATTGAACAAAAAGTATGGGGAACACGGCCTGATGAAAATTGGGGCAAGAAAAAGACACCCACGATACATCATCTGTCGCAAGCCGTTACACCGCTATTTAAAGTTCACTTCTAAATCGAATGCCTTATGA
- a CDS encoding TraG family conjugative transposon ATPase, whose translation MRNVAKTTTLENKFPLLAVENNCILSKDADITACFEVRLPELFTVASAEYEAIHSAWHKAIKTLPDYTVVHKQDWYIKENYAPDIASDDLSFLGKSYQQHFNERPFLNHYCYLFLTKTTKERMRMQSNFSSLCKGALIPKEIRDKEVIHRFMEAVGQFERIANDSGFMGLRRLTEEDIIGTDEKQGLLEQYLTLSREAGTPMQDIALGPEEVRVGNKRLCLHTLSDTDDLPSAVSADTRYEKLSTDRSDCRLSFAAPVGLLLNCNHIYNQYLFLDNSEDNLQKFEKSARNMHSLARYSRANQINKEWIERYLNEAHSFGLSSIRAHFNIMAWSDDPSEFKQLKNDCGSALALMECKPRHNTTDVATLYWAGMPGNAGDFPSEESFYTFIEPALCLFTEETNYHNSPSPFGIKMADRLTGKPIHLDISDLPMKRGIITNRNKFILGPSGSGKSFFTNHMVRQYYEQGAHVLLVDTGNSYQGLCELIKGKTKGEDGVYFTYTEDNPIAFNPFYTDDGVFDIEKRESIKTLIVTLWKRDDEPPTRSEEVALSNAVSGYIERIKQDDTYPSFNGFYEYVQGDYHKVLEEKQVREKDFDIANFLNVLEPYYKGGEYDYLLNSDKQLDLLSKRFIVFEIDAIKDHKILFPIVTIIIMEVFINKMRRLKGIRKLILIEEAWKAIAKEGMAEYIKYLFKTVRKFFGEAIVVTQEVDDIIQSPIVKESIINNSDCKILLDQRKYMNKFDDIQAMLGLTDKEKGQVLSINMNNDPSRLYKEVWIGLGGTHSAVYATEVSVEEYLAYTTEETEKMEVMKLAGELDGNVEQAIKRIALQRREK comes from the coding sequence ATGAGAAATGTAGCCAAGACCACAACACTGGAAAATAAGTTTCCCTTACTTGCGGTAGAAAACAATTGTATTCTATCAAAGGATGCAGACATTACCGCTTGTTTTGAAGTGCGTTTGCCGGAACTGTTCACGGTGGCTTCTGCTGAATATGAAGCTATTCATTCCGCTTGGCACAAAGCCATCAAGACTTTGCCCGATTATACAGTTGTCCATAAACAGGACTGGTACATCAAGGAAAACTATGCGCCAGACATTGCGAGCGATGATTTGAGCTTTTTAGGTAAATCTTATCAGCAGCATTTTAACGAACGCCCTTTTCTGAACCATTATTGTTACCTATTCCTGACCAAGACCACTAAGGAAAGAATGCGAATGCAGAGCAATTTTTCATCGCTTTGCAAAGGTGCTCTTATACCAAAAGAAATCAGGGACAAGGAAGTGATCCATCGTTTCATGGAAGCCGTTGGACAATTTGAACGTATTGCAAATGACAGCGGATTTATGGGGCTACGACGTTTAACGGAAGAAGACATCATTGGTACGGATGAAAAACAGGGACTACTGGAACAGTATCTAACACTGTCAAGGGAGGCCGGAACACCAATGCAGGACATTGCACTCGGACCAGAAGAAGTCCGTGTCGGCAACAAAAGATTGTGTCTGCACACCTTATCCGATACGGACGACCTGCCTTCGGCAGTATCAGCAGATACTCGTTACGAAAAACTATCTACCGACCGGAGCGACTGCCGTTTGTCGTTTGCTGCTCCAGTGGGCTTGTTGCTAAACTGCAATCACATCTACAACCAATATCTGTTTTTGGATAACAGCGAAGACAACCTGCAAAAGTTTGAGAAGTCTGCAAGGAATATGCATTCACTGGCTCGTTACAGCCGTGCCAATCAAATCAATAAAGAATGGATAGAGCGATACTTGAACGAAGCACACAGTTTTGGGCTATCCTCCATCAGGGCACACTTCAACATCATGGCTTGGTCGGATGACCCGAGTGAATTTAAACAGTTAAAGAACGACTGCGGTAGTGCTTTGGCTCTGATGGAATGCAAGCCCCGTCATAATACCACCGATGTAGCTACGCTCTACTGGGCAGGAATGCCGGGAAATGCTGGCGATTTTCCAAGTGAAGAAAGCTTTTATACGTTCATTGAGCCTGCTTTATGCTTATTCACTGAAGAAACCAACTATCACAATTCACCATCGCCATTTGGGATCAAGATGGCAGACCGTCTGACCGGAAAACCCATCCATTTAGATATTTCCGATTTGCCAATGAAGCGTGGCATTATCACAAACCGGAACAAGTTTATATTGGGGCCATCAGGAAGTGGTAAATCTTTCTTTACCAATCACATGGTTAGGCAATACTATGAGCAAGGAGCACATGTCCTGCTTGTTGATACCGGTAACTCGTATCAAGGGTTGTGCGAACTTATAAAAGGAAAAACCAAAGGCGAAGACGGGGTTTACTTCACTTACACAGAAGACAATCCCATTGCCTTCAATCCTTTCTATACAGATGATGGCGTGTTCGACATAGAGAAAAGGGAGAGCATCAAAACATTAATCGTGACCTTGTGGAAACGTGATGACGAACCGCCGACCCGCTCCGAAGAAGTAGCATTATCCAATGCAGTAAGCGGTTATATCGAACGCATCAAGCAGGATGATACCTATCCTTCATTTAATGGCTTCTACGAATATGTGCAGGGGGATTACCATAAGGTATTGGAAGAAAAACAGGTGAGGGAAAAAGACTTTGACATTGCCAATTTTCTCAATGTACTGGAACCGTATTACAAAGGAGGCGAATACGATTACCTGCTAAATTCCGATAAGCAGTTAGATCTTCTTTCCAAACGCTTCATTGTGTTTGAAATTGATGCAATCAAAGACCATAAAATCCTCTTCCCAATCGTGACGATCATCATCATGGAGGTGTTCATCAACAAGATGAGAAGATTGAAAGGTATCCGTAAACTCATTTTGATTGAAGAGGCTTGGAAAGCGATTGCCAAGGAAGGCATGGCTGAATATATAAAGTACCTATTCAAAACGGTTAGGAAGTTTTTCGGCGAGGCTATAGTAGTAACACAGGAAGTCGATGACATTATCCAATCACCCATTGTCAAAGAAAGTATTATCAATAATTCTGATTGCAAAATCCTGCTCGACCAGCGCAAATACATGAATAAGTTTGATGACATACAGGCCATGCTTGGACTTACGGACAAGGAGAAGGGGCAGGTACTTTCCATCAACATGAACAATGACCCATCACGGCTTTACAAGGAAGTATGGATTGGTTTGGGTGGAACCCATTCGGCAGTATATGCCACAGAAGTGTCCGTAGAAGAATATCTCGCCTATACCACCGAAGAAACTGAAAAAATGGAAGTGATGAAGCTTGCTGGTGAACTGGATGGAAATGTAGAGCAGGCCATCAAGAGGATAGCCCTGCAAAGAAGAGAAAAGTAA
- a CDS encoding DUF4141 domain-containing protein — MKKILFMVLTALMLAIAPSAKAQWVVTDPTNLASGILNSANEIVQTSSTVSNVIKNFKEVEKVYNQGKEYYDKLQAVNNLVKDARKVQQTVLLVGDVSEMYVQNFGKMMNDPNFSAQELMAIANGYAALLNESTALLKELKQIVSSSSLSLNDKERMDIIDRVYKEIKEYHSLVRYYTNKNISVSFLRAKKQNNSKRVLELYGTANQKYW; from the coding sequence ATGAAAAAAATACTATTCATGGTGTTGACAGCTCTAATGCTGGCTATAGCACCGTCCGCAAAAGCCCAATGGGTGGTTACAGACCCCACAAACCTGGCTTCAGGCATTCTTAACAGTGCCAATGAAATTGTACAGACTTCATCCACGGTATCCAATGTTATCAAAAATTTCAAGGAAGTGGAAAAGGTATATAATCAAGGCAAGGAATATTATGACAAGCTGCAAGCCGTCAACAATCTTGTGAAAGATGCCCGTAAGGTACAACAGACCGTACTATTGGTTGGAGATGTTTCCGAAATGTATGTTCAGAATTTTGGCAAAATGATGAACGACCCCAATTTTTCTGCCCAGGAATTGATGGCTATCGCCAATGGTTATGCGGCACTGCTTAATGAAAGTACAGCACTGCTGAAAGAACTCAAACAGATCGTAAGCTCTTCCAGCTTGTCATTGAATGACAAAGAGCGTATGGATATTATTGACCGTGTGTACAAAGAAATTAAGGAATACCACAGCCTTGTACGCTATTATACGAACAAAAATATATCAGTAAGCTTTCTAAGGGCAAAAAAACAGAATAATAGTAAAAGAGTACTCGAACTCTACGGGACTGCTAACCAAAAATACTGGTAG
- the traJ gene encoding conjugative transposon protein TraJ, which yields MEPNNLHEVLRSLYDEMLPLSADMAAVAKGVAGLGALFYVAIKVWQALSRAEPIDMYPLLRPFALGICIMFFPTMVLGTINAVLSPVVQGTHAILENQVLDLNDLQTKKDLLEREAMLRNPENAYLVSNEEFDKKLEELGWSPSDLVTMSGMYMEKEMYRIEQSVKNWFRELLEILFQAAALVIDTIRTFFLIVLSILGPIAFAISVWDGFQSTLTQWLTRYVSVYLWLPVADLFSSMLAKIQSLIIEKDIEMLADPTFIPDTSNTVYVIFMIIGIVGYFTIPTVTGWIIQAGGAGNFNRNVNQTAMKVGNIAGAGAGSAAGNIGGQLLK from the coding sequence ATGGAACCTAATAATCTTCATGAGGTTCTGCGCTCCTTGTATGATGAGATGTTGCCACTGTCCGCCGATATGGCGGCAGTGGCTAAAGGAGTGGCTGGGTTGGGAGCCTTATTCTATGTAGCTATTAAAGTATGGCAAGCACTAAGCAGGGCAGAACCCATTGATATGTACCCTTTGCTCCGTCCTTTTGCATTAGGCATCTGTATTATGTTTTTCCCGACAATGGTTTTAGGAACCATCAATGCAGTGTTAAGCCCAGTGGTTCAAGGGACGCATGCCATCCTCGAAAATCAGGTACTTGACCTGAACGACTTACAAACAAAAAAGGATCTGTTGGAACGGGAAGCCATGCTTCGAAATCCTGAAAATGCCTATTTGGTATCTAACGAAGAGTTCGATAAAAAGCTGGAAGAACTGGGCTGGTCACCATCTGATCTGGTCACGATGTCGGGGATGTATATGGAAAAAGAGATGTACAGGATTGAGCAGTCTGTAAAAAACTGGTTCAGGGAATTGCTGGAAATCCTATTTCAGGCAGCTGCTCTGGTGATTGACACCATACGTACTTTCTTTTTGATTGTATTGTCCATACTCGGTCCAATTGCCTTTGCCATATCGGTCTGGGATGGTTTTCAATCCACACTCACGCAATGGCTTACCCGATATGTCAGTGTGTATTTATGGCTACCTGTAGCAGACCTGTTCAGTTCCATGCTTGCCAAGATACAATCCCTGATTATAGAAAAGGATATCGAAATGCTTGCTGATCCGACTTTTATTCCAGATACCTCAAATACCGTGTATGTGATTTTTATGATCATCGGTATTGTGGGATATTTTACGATACCAACCGTGACAGGCTGGATTATTCAGGCTGGCGGTGCAGGAAATTTCAACCGTAATGTGAACCAAACTGCAATGAAAGTAGGAAATATTGCCGGAGCTGGAGCAGGTTCGGCAGCAGGAAATATCGGGGGTCAACTACTTAAATAA
- the traK gene encoding conjugative transposon protein TraK — translation MEFKTLRNIENSFRQIRLYALVFAVFCISVTGYALWQSYHFAEEQRQKIYVLDNGKSLMLALSQDASINRPVEAREHVRRFHELFFTLAPDKNAIESNMRRAFNLADKSAFDYYKDLSEKGYYNRIISGNVQQRIEVDSVVCNFDTYPYAVRTYAKQFIIRSSNVTKRNLITSCYLVNSVRSDNNPQGFNIEKFSVVENKDIEVIER, via the coding sequence ATGGAATTTAAAACGCTAAGAAATATCGAAAACAGTTTTCGCCAAATCAGATTGTATGCCCTTGTATTTGCCGTTTTCTGCATAAGTGTTACAGGATATGCCTTATGGCAGTCGTACCACTTTGCGGAGGAACAACGCCAAAAGATCTATGTACTGGATAATGGTAAGTCACTGATGTTGGCACTTTCACAGGATGCATCCATCAATCGTCCAGTTGAAGCAAGGGAACATGTAAGACGTTTTCACGAACTGTTCTTTACACTGGCTCCCGATAAGAACGCTATAGAAAGCAATATGAGACGTGCGTTTAATCTTGCCGATAAAAGTGCCTTTGATTATTACAAAGACCTTTCGGAAAAGGGATATTACAACCGTATTATATCAGGTAATGTGCAGCAGCGTATCGAAGTGGATAGTGTGGTCTGCAATTTTGACACCTATCCCTATGCGGTCCGCACCTATGCGAAACAGTTCATCATCCGTTCCAGCAATGTGACCAAACGTAATCTGATTACTTCCTGCTATCTGGTCAATTCCGTCCGTTCGGACAATAACCCGCAGGGCTTCAATATAGAAAAATTTTCAGTGGTCGAAAACAAGGACATTGAAGTTATCGAACGCTAA
- the traM gene encoding conjugative transposon protein TraM yields the protein MKENENKKTVVRVTEGNPAATDEVLQDSTQDKVQKLKKPLIFGLMGIVFVGCMYLIFKPSSEKKEIEKIGLNEVVPQATGAGMPDDKGKAYEEEMLERKNQEKRNDLTSLSDYWNEDGKGETGEELSEEEESYSNANGSGKNSNPALNSYRNVQSTLGSFYKDDNSETKELRKQLEELKEKLAEKDVPAGVTVDNQLALMEKSYQMAAKYLPSGTNTGEAVPANSAVSKSSSSTQKEQFVAFSSTRKNTVSALCREPTDSVFLADWSQNKNSRFYTAGALEQVVQPKNSIKACVQETQTIIGESGVRLRLLEPAQTPNRTIPKGTILTANAKLEGGRLQMKVISIELDGNILPVDITVYDLDGQQGLYVPYSPEMNALTEMAGNMSQQSGTSLMLTQSAGQQVAADLSRGVVQGISGYFSKKVKTPKVTLKAGHQLFLVSKK from the coding sequence ATGAAAGAAAATGAGAACAAAAAAACGGTTGTTCGGGTAACGGAAGGTAACCCTGCAGCAACCGATGAGGTACTGCAAGACAGTACACAGGATAAAGTCCAGAAGCTAAAAAAGCCACTGATATTTGGTTTAATGGGAATCGTATTTGTAGGCTGTATGTACCTGATCTTTAAACCGTCTTCCGAGAAAAAGGAAATCGAGAAAATCGGACTGAACGAGGTCGTGCCACAGGCTACGGGTGCAGGAATGCCTGACGATAAGGGTAAGGCATATGAAGAGGAAATGCTGGAACGTAAGAATCAGGAAAAACGGAACGATCTCACATCTCTTTCTGATTACTGGAATGAAGACGGAAAAGGAGAGACGGGAGAGGAGCTGTCTGAAGAGGAAGAAAGCTACAGTAATGCCAACGGATCTGGAAAAAACAGTAATCCCGCTTTGAACAGTTACCGCAACGTGCAAAGTACATTGGGCTCTTTTTATAAGGACGATAATTCTGAAACGAAGGAACTCCGTAAGCAATTGGAAGAATTAAAGGAAAAACTAGCTGAGAAAGACGTTCCTGCGGGAGTAACGGTAGATAATCAATTGGCATTGATGGAGAAATCTTATCAGATGGCTGCAAAATATCTTCCTTCTGGTACAAATACGGGAGAAGCTGTACCAGCCAATAGTGCTGTTTCTAAGTCTTCTTCCTCTACACAAAAAGAGCAGTTTGTGGCATTCAGTTCTACAAGAAAGAACACCGTATCTGCCTTGTGCCGTGAGCCTACCGATAGTGTCTTTTTAGCTGATTGGAGTCAAAACAAGAACAGCCGTTTTTATACTGCAGGTGCTTTAGAGCAAGTGGTACAACCCAAAAACAGTATCAAAGCCTGTGTACAGGAAACGCAGACCATTATCGGTGAAAGCGGTGTACGCCTCCGCTTATTGGAACCGGCCCAAACGCCTAATCGTACCATTCCCAAGGGAACAATTTTAACGGCTAACGCCAAACTTGAGGGAGGACGTTTACAGATGAAGGTTATTTCCATAGAATTGGACGGAAACATCCTCCCGGTTGATATTACGGTTTATGATCTGGACGGTCAGCAAGGTTTGTATGTGCCGTATTCGCCCGAAATGAATGCCCTTACCGAGATGGCTGGCAATATGAGCCAACAATCTGGTACAAGCCTGATGCTTACCCAATCAGCAGGACAACAGGTTGCCGCTGATTTGAGCCGTGGCGTAGTTCAGGGCATTTCGGGTTATTTCTCCAAAAAAGTGAAGACACCGAAAGTTACTCTAAAGGCAGGGCATCAACTGTTCCTTGTTTCCAAAAAATAA
- the traN gene encoding conjugative transposon protein TraN, which translates to MKNYFKTFWAFALIIGFAVSSFAQDSAKTSLTLGKIEPYCMEVTYDKTSHLIFPTAIRYVDLGSEYLIAGKAEDAENVLRVKASVKEFGTETNFSVITNDGHFYSFNVHYSSSPEVLSYDLLTMQKTVDKASGNDVLFEELGNNSPSLAGLLLETIYKNDKRIVKHIGAKSFGIQFFLKGIYIHNGKYYFHTELINRTNVPFQIDFINFKVVDKKIAKRTVVQEKSMIPLRTYKPLGEIDGKTTEQNVFLLDQFTIADDKMLLIDIFEKNGGRHLTLQVENSDLIKARLITDMHLKF; encoded by the coding sequence ATGAAAAATTACTTTAAAACCTTTTGGGCATTTGCCCTAATCATTGGCTTTGCCGTATCTTCTTTTGCACAGGACAGTGCAAAAACTTCTCTTACATTGGGCAAGATAGAACCATACTGTATGGAAGTTACTTATGACAAGACTTCGCATCTGATTTTTCCAACCGCTATCCGCTATGTGGATCTGGGCAGTGAATACCTGATTGCAGGAAAAGCTGAAGATGCAGAAAATGTACTTCGTGTAAAAGCATCGGTAAAAGAGTTTGGGACCGAAACCAATTTTTCGGTGATTACCAATGACGGCCATTTTTACAGTTTCAATGTGCATTACAGCTCATCCCCCGAGGTGTTGAGTTATGACCTGCTGACAATGCAAAAGACAGTGGATAAAGCTAGCGGAAACGACGTGCTTTTTGAAGAATTGGGTAATAACTCACCATCACTGGCAGGCTTATTATTGGAGACCATTTACAAAAACGATAAGCGCATTGTAAAGCATATCGGAGCGAAAAGTTTCGGCATACAGTTTTTTCTCAAAGGAATTTACATCCATAATGGTAAATACTATTTCCATACGGAACTGATAAACCGTACCAATGTTCCTTTTCAAATTGATTTTATCAATTTCAAGGTAGTAGACAAGAAGATAGCAAAGCGTACCGTGGTACAGGAAAAATCAATGATACCACTACGCACTTACAAGCCACTGGGTGAGATTGACGGCAAAACAACAGAACAAAATGTGTTCCTGTTAGACCAGTTTACCATTGCGGATGACAAGATGTTGCTGATTGATATTTTCGAGAAGAACGGAGGAAGGCATCTAACCCTTCAGGTAGAAAATTCCGATTTGATTAAGGCTCGTTTGATTACCGATATGCACTTGAAATTTTAA
- a CDS encoding conjugal transfer protein TraO yields MKKYIYTAMFILIGFTIAQAQRMLPKQKGLEVNAGTLSDDHPGRNYYLNIGMTVNGKNGNYQLWALEYTHQYDEYKDLCLPQETYTTEGGYSFFLLGDARKSITLNTAITGVLGYESINRGKNLLYDGAKILTEDNFIYGAGGRLSFETYLSDRCVLILQGRTKVLWGTDLEQFRTSVGLGLRINF; encoded by the coding sequence ATGAAAAAGTATATCTATACGGCGATGTTTATCCTTATAGGCTTCACTATCGCACAGGCACAACGAATGCTGCCTAAACAAAAAGGGTTGGAAGTAAACGCAGGAACCTTATCCGATGACCATCCAGGCAGGAACTACTATCTCAATATCGGTATGACTGTAAACGGTAAAAATGGCAATTACCAGCTTTGGGCTTTGGAATACACGCACCAATATGATGAGTATAAAGACCTCTGTTTACCACAGGAAACCTATACAACCGAAGGTGGTTACAGTTTCTTTCTGCTGGGTGACGCCCGTAAGAGCATTACCCTTAATACAGCCATAACTGGTGTACTGGGTTATGAAAGTATTAACCGAGGCAAAAATCTGTTGTATGATGGGGCAAAAATATTGACTGAAGACAACTTCATTTACGGTGCAGGCGGACGGCTGTCTTTTGAAACATATTTGTCCGACCGTTGTGTATTGATCCTTCAGGGGCGCACTAAAGTTTTGTGGGGTACTGACTTGGAACAGTTCCGAACTTCAGTAGGTCTGGGATTGAGGATTAACTTTTAA
- a CDS encoding DUF3872 domain-containing protein — protein sequence MTAFFNRFKIGLLPMYVLLAILISSFTSCSKDELEIQNDFPFELKVMPVPKEIANGNTVEIRITIQPTGNYNNTQYYLRYFQFDGQGTLQYYEEPPYLPNDLYPLQAKQFRLYYTSNSTVSQSFDVWISDNFGNEKQLNFEFNSND from the coding sequence ATGACAGCATTTTTCAATAGATTCAAAATAGGCTTACTGCCAATGTATGTATTGCTGGCAATCCTGATAAGTTCTTTTACATCCTGCAGTAAAGACGAACTTGAAATACAAAATGATTTCCCTTTTGAGCTAAAGGTGATGCCCGTACCCAAAGAAATTGCTAATGGCAATACCGTGGAGATTAGGATAACGATACAGCCAACCGGCAATTATAATAACACGCAATATTATCTTCGCTACTTTCAGTTTGATGGACAAGGAACTTTGCAGTATTATGAAGAACCGCCGTATCTGCCCAACGATTTGTACCCGTTGCAGGCGAAGCAATTTAGGCTCTATTATACTTCGAACTCCACTGTATCGCAATCCTTTGACGTATGGATTTCGGATAATTTTGGAAACGAAAAGCAATTGAATTTTGAGTTTAACAGCAACGACTAA